A window of Clavibacter michiganensis contains these coding sequences:
- a CDS encoding HAD family hydrolase: protein MTLRLVLLDLDDTLVDHRGAVADGITAHLAARGHLDGSDAGERDRAVALWVALEEEHYHRYLSGELDYQGQRRARVRGFLAAWGSAEAADLADSLAEDDAATDAWFGGYLAGYEASWRALPGAVEALDEIARRHPGVRFGVVTNGERSQQEPKIAAAGLTARLSPVICSGDLGFTKPDPRIFLLACAEAGVDPADAVMVGDRLRTDALGGVDAGLAGGVWFDALGDGDAPLPAGVVRITALADLADAVDLVGVR from the coding sequence ATGACCCTCCGGCTGGTCCTGCTCGACCTCGACGACACGCTGGTGGACCACCGCGGGGCCGTGGCCGACGGGATCACCGCACACCTCGCCGCGCGCGGGCACCTCGACGGCTCCGACGCCGGCGAGCGCGACCGCGCCGTCGCGCTGTGGGTCGCCCTCGAGGAGGAGCACTACCACCGGTACCTCTCGGGCGAGCTCGACTACCAGGGCCAGCGGCGGGCGCGCGTCCGAGGGTTCCTGGCCGCGTGGGGATCCGCCGAGGCCGCCGACCTCGCCGACTCCCTCGCGGAGGACGACGCCGCGACGGACGCCTGGTTCGGCGGCTACCTCGCCGGGTACGAGGCGTCGTGGCGCGCGCTGCCCGGTGCCGTGGAGGCGCTCGACGAGATCGCGCGTCGGCACCCGGGCGTGCGGTTCGGCGTCGTGACGAACGGCGAGCGCAGCCAGCAGGAGCCCAAGATCGCCGCCGCCGGGCTCACCGCGCGCCTCTCCCCCGTGATCTGCTCCGGCGACCTCGGCTTCACGAAGCCCGACCCGCGCATCTTCCTGCTCGCGTGCGCGGAGGCGGGCGTGGATCCGGCCGACGCCGTGATGGTGGGCGACCGGCTCCGCACGGACGCGCTCGGCGGGGTCGACGCGGGGCTCGCCGGCGGCGTCTGGTTCGACGCCCTCGGGGACGGGGACGCTCCCCTGCCCGCCGGCGTCGTGCGGATCACGGCGCTCGCGGACCTCGCCGACGCCGTGGACCTCGTCGGCGTCCGCTGA
- the trpS gene encoding tryptophan--tRNA ligase translates to MTARPVLFSGMQPSADSLQIGNYIGALLQWKEMQTTHDAVFCVVDLHAITVPQEPAALRASTRRTAAQYIAAGIDPAVSTLFVQSHVSAHTELAWILNTLTGFGEASRMTQFKDKSQKQGADGTTLGLFAYPTLMAADILLYGSEVVPVGDDQKQHVELTRDLAKRFNGRFGDVFTIPEPMIQKDTARIYDLQDPTSKMSKSSASDAGVVWLLDEPAKTAKKIRSAVTDTEREIRFDRGEKPGVSNLLTILSAFEGTAVPALEERYAGRGYGDLKKDVAETVTSVFEPIRARTLELLDDPAELDRVLAGNAARAEERADAMLARVYDAVGLVRRAGR, encoded by the coding sequence ATGACCGCACGTCCCGTCCTCTTCTCCGGCATGCAGCCGTCCGCCGACTCGCTGCAGATCGGCAACTACATCGGCGCGCTCCTGCAGTGGAAGGAGATGCAGACCACGCACGACGCCGTGTTCTGCGTCGTCGACCTGCACGCCATCACGGTGCCGCAGGAGCCCGCGGCGCTGCGGGCGAGCACCCGGCGCACCGCCGCGCAGTACATCGCGGCGGGCATCGACCCGGCCGTCTCGACGCTGTTCGTGCAGTCGCACGTGTCGGCGCACACCGAGCTCGCGTGGATCCTCAACACCCTCACCGGGTTCGGCGAGGCCAGCCGCATGACCCAGTTCAAGGACAAGTCGCAGAAGCAGGGCGCCGACGGCACGACGCTCGGCCTCTTCGCGTACCCGACGCTCATGGCGGCCGACATCCTGCTGTACGGCTCCGAGGTCGTGCCGGTGGGCGACGACCAGAAGCAGCACGTGGAGCTCACGCGCGACCTCGCGAAGCGCTTCAACGGGCGCTTCGGCGACGTCTTCACGATCCCGGAGCCGATGATCCAGAAGGACACGGCGCGCATCTACGACCTGCAGGACCCGACCTCGAAGATGAGCAAGTCCTCCGCCTCCGACGCGGGCGTGGTGTGGCTGCTGGACGAGCCCGCGAAGACGGCCAAGAAGATCCGCTCGGCCGTCACCGACACGGAGCGCGAGATCCGCTTCGACCGCGGGGAGAAGCCCGGCGTCTCCAACCTGCTGACGATCCTCTCGGCGTTCGAGGGCACGGCCGTGCCGGCGCTCGAGGAGCGCTACGCGGGCCGCGGCTACGGCGACCTGAAGAAGGACGTGGCCGAGACCGTCACGAGCGTGTTCGAGCCGATCCGCGCGCGGACGCTCGAGCTGCTGGACGACCCGGCGGAGCTCGACCGCGTGCTCGCCGGCAACGCCGCGCGCGCCGAGGAGCGGGCCGACGCCATGCTGGCGCGCGTCTACGACGCCGTCGGACTCGTGCGACGCGCCGGCCGATGA
- a CDS encoding bifunctional 3,4-dihydroxy-2-butanone-4-phosphate synthase/GTP cyclohydrolase II: MSLADIPAALQELRAGRPVIVVDDEGRENEGDVLLAAESASPEWIAWLVRHSSGFICAPMTNEIADRLELPLMVADNRDPRGTAYTVSVDAADRLSTGISASDRAHTLRVLADLGSVPTSLHRPGHILPLRAVDGGVRERDGHTEAAVDLLTLAGLTPVGAISEIVQDDGEMMRLPGLLALGEREGVLVVTIEALKAHLEEFHCDRPLEPAVAIPEASRVIFEVETTVPTTHGSVKLRAYRDRTTGADHVAIVAGEPRAHGTLVRVHSECLTGEALGSLKCECGPQLDAALDEIQRDGGVVVYLRGHEGRGIGLINKLRAYRLQEDGFDTLDANVALGLPADARDYGAASAILQEMGIEDVRLLTNNPEKVRQLEAHGVEVTERVPLVVGVNDVNAGYLETKRDRMGHRMVLDTDMHIGSDAYPDAEAPDGLTTTTASPQEETA, from the coding sequence GTGAGCCTCGCCGACATCCCCGCCGCGCTGCAGGAGCTGCGCGCCGGCCGGCCCGTGATCGTCGTCGACGACGAGGGCCGCGAGAACGAGGGCGACGTGCTGCTCGCCGCCGAGTCCGCATCGCCCGAGTGGATCGCCTGGCTGGTGCGGCACTCGTCGGGCTTCATCTGCGCGCCCATGACCAACGAGATCGCCGACCGGCTGGAGCTGCCGCTCATGGTCGCCGACAACCGGGATCCGCGCGGCACCGCGTACACGGTCTCGGTCGACGCGGCCGACCGGCTATCGACCGGCATCAGCGCGTCCGACCGCGCGCACACCCTGCGCGTGCTCGCCGACCTCGGCAGCGTGCCGACGAGCCTGCACCGGCCCGGCCACATCCTGCCGCTGCGCGCGGTGGACGGCGGCGTGCGCGAGCGCGACGGCCACACCGAGGCCGCGGTCGACCTGCTCACGCTCGCGGGCCTCACGCCCGTCGGCGCGATCAGCGAGATCGTGCAGGACGACGGCGAGATGATGCGCCTCCCCGGCCTCCTCGCCCTCGGCGAGCGCGAGGGCGTGCTGGTCGTCACGATCGAGGCGCTCAAGGCGCACCTCGAGGAGTTCCACTGCGACCGGCCGCTCGAGCCGGCCGTCGCGATCCCCGAGGCGTCGCGCGTGATCTTCGAGGTCGAGACCACCGTCCCCACCACGCACGGCTCCGTGAAGCTCCGTGCCTACCGGGACCGCACGACGGGCGCCGACCACGTGGCGATCGTGGCGGGCGAGCCCCGCGCGCACGGGACGCTCGTGCGCGTGCACTCGGAGTGCCTGACGGGCGAGGCGCTCGGATCCCTCAAGTGCGAGTGCGGGCCGCAGCTCGACGCCGCGCTCGACGAGATCCAGCGCGACGGCGGCGTGGTCGTGTACCTGCGCGGGCACGAGGGGCGCGGCATCGGCCTCATCAACAAGCTGCGCGCGTACCGGCTGCAGGAGGACGGCTTCGACACGCTCGACGCCAACGTCGCCCTCGGCCTGCCGGCGGACGCGCGCGACTACGGCGCGGCCTCGGCGATCCTGCAGGAGATGGGGATCGAGGACGTGCGCCTGCTCACGAACAACCCCGAGAAGGTGCGGCAGCTCGAGGCGCACGGCGTGGAGGTCACCGAGCGCGTGCCGCTCGTCGTCGGCGTCAACGACGTGAACGCCGGCTACCTCGAGACGAAGCGCGACCGCATGGGGCACCGCATGGTGCTCGACACCGACATGCACATCGGATCCGACGCCTACCCGGACGCCGAGGCGCCCGACGGCCTGACCACCACGACCGCATCACCCCAGGAGGAGACCGCATGA
- a CDS encoding riboflavin synthase, giving the protein MFTGIIEERGRVLALDAEGDSARITVEAPLAVSDARHGDSISVDGVCLTVVAQTPDGFTADVMRQTLVMSSLGRLGVGDRVNLERAARVGDRLGGHIVQGHVDGTGRLLATTPGEAWRILRFSLPAELSPLVVDRGSITVQGVSLTVSAVSPTDTADSDAWFEVSLIPETLTATTLGALELGDEVNLETDVLARHVQRMLALDARDAGAGTEEARA; this is encoded by the coding sequence ATGTTCACAGGGATCATCGAGGAGCGCGGACGCGTCCTCGCGCTCGACGCCGAGGGCGACTCCGCCCGGATCACGGTGGAGGCGCCGCTCGCGGTGTCCGACGCCCGGCACGGCGACTCCATCAGCGTCGACGGCGTGTGCCTCACGGTCGTCGCGCAGACGCCCGACGGCTTCACCGCCGACGTCATGCGGCAGACGCTCGTGATGAGCTCGCTGGGACGCCTCGGCGTGGGCGACCGCGTGAACCTGGAGCGCGCCGCACGCGTGGGCGACCGGCTCGGCGGGCACATCGTGCAGGGCCACGTCGACGGCACCGGGCGCCTGCTCGCGACCACGCCGGGCGAGGCGTGGCGGATCCTCCGCTTCTCGCTGCCCGCCGAGCTGTCGCCGCTCGTGGTGGACCGCGGATCCATCACGGTGCAGGGCGTGAGCCTCACGGTGAGCGCCGTCAGCCCCACCGACACGGCGGATTCGGACGCGTGGTTCGAGGTGTCGCTCATCCCGGAGACGCTCACGGCGACGACGCTCGGCGCGCTCGAGCTCGGCGACGAGGTCAACCTGGAGACGGACGTGCTCGCGCGGCACGTGCAGCGGATGCTCGCGCTCGACGCGCGGGACGCCGGCGCCGGCACCGAGGAGGCCCGCGCGTGA
- a CDS encoding YihY/virulence factor BrkB family protein gives MTAPDGRGRPASPAPAPDSAGPPAPTGIPALFARVMELKPVRVLLAYGAAGGPILAAGMSYQAVFAVFAALAVGFSVAGSVLADNPALLDSLITLIQGAVPGLFGEGGAIKDPQALLASDAVRATGIIGSIGLLVTALGWLASTRDSVRRIFELPPPTTFFLLLKVKDLGLALVFALAMLLSAALSVVSTGLLGFVFGLMQVGEDSLLAIVVGRTVGLALVLALDTAVLAGAYRILSGVRIPRPQLLQGALLGGVAMGVLKVLGTALLGGASRNPLLASFAVIIGLLIWFNLICQVILICASWIAVSMADKGIDARDLTPEQLEKERLAKLDEARRILEEEERARARERYEGSRGLTRVLLRLRGEHRR, from the coding sequence ATGACCGCCCCCGACGGCCGCGGACGCCCCGCATCCCCCGCTCCCGCCCCGGACTCCGCGGGACCGCCCGCGCCCACCGGCATCCCCGCCCTGTTCGCGCGCGTGATGGAGCTCAAGCCCGTGCGCGTGCTCCTCGCCTACGGGGCGGCGGGAGGACCGATCCTCGCGGCCGGCATGTCGTACCAGGCGGTGTTCGCGGTGTTCGCGGCGCTGGCCGTCGGGTTCTCCGTGGCGGGATCCGTGCTCGCGGACAACCCCGCGCTCCTCGACTCGCTGATCACGCTGATCCAGGGCGCGGTGCCCGGGCTGTTCGGCGAGGGCGGTGCCATCAAGGACCCGCAGGCGCTGCTCGCCTCGGACGCCGTGCGCGCGACCGGGATCATCGGATCCATCGGCCTGCTCGTCACCGCGCTCGGCTGGCTCGCCTCGACGCGCGACTCCGTGCGCCGGATCTTCGAGCTGCCGCCGCCCACCACGTTCTTCCTGCTCCTCAAGGTCAAGGACCTCGGGCTCGCGCTGGTCTTCGCGCTCGCGATGCTGCTGTCCGCGGCGCTCTCGGTGGTCAGCACCGGGCTCCTCGGCTTCGTGTTCGGGCTGATGCAGGTCGGCGAGGACTCCCTCCTCGCGATCGTCGTCGGCCGCACCGTCGGCCTCGCGCTCGTGCTCGCGCTCGACACGGCCGTGCTCGCGGGCGCCTACCGGATCCTCTCGGGCGTCCGGATCCCGCGGCCGCAGCTCCTGCAGGGCGCGCTGCTCGGCGGCGTCGCCATGGGCGTGCTCAAGGTGCTCGGCACGGCGCTCCTCGGCGGGGCCAGCCGGAATCCGCTGCTCGCGTCGTTCGCGGTGATCATCGGCCTCCTGATCTGGTTCAACCTCATCTGCCAGGTCATCCTCATCTGCGCGTCGTGGATCGCCGTGAGCATGGCGGACAAGGGCATCGACGCCCGCGACCTCACCCCCGAGCAGCTCGAGAAGGAGCGGCTCGCGAAGCTCGACGAGGCCCGCCGGATCCTCGAGGAGGAGGAGCGCGCCCGAGCCCGCGAGAGGTACGAGGGGTCGCGCGGGCTGACCCGGGTCCTGCTCCGGCTGCGGGGAGAGCACCGCCGTTAG
- the ribD gene encoding bifunctional diaminohydroxyphosphoribosylaminopyrimidine deaminase/5-amino-6-(5-phosphoribosylamino)uracil reductase RibD, with translation MHDDPTAPHAASQPAADAPALERAMRRGLELADEGPAWGPNPRVGCVILDDRGRVIAEGRHRGAGSAHAEVDALRQLPAGGARGSTAVVTLEPCNHTGRTGPCAAALIEAGVARVAYAVADPGVESSGGAARLRAAGIEVIDGVLADEAAAFLRVWLGSARLGRPFVTAKWASSLDGRIAAADGTSRWITGPAAREDVHRRRAEADAILVGTGTVLADDPALTARRPDGIPYPHQPAPVVLGDRAIPDDAAVHRHPRRLIRITGHDPAAAIAELGRRGIRHVFVEGGPTIVSALVAAGLVDEVVAYLAPVLLGGPRTATGDLGVESMPAAHRLTLISTTRLGDDILVTARPTTEGQ, from the coding sequence ATGCACGACGACCCGACGGCACCGCACGCGGCCAGCCAGCCCGCGGCCGACGCACCCGCGCTCGAGCGCGCCATGCGCCGCGGCCTCGAGCTCGCCGACGAGGGTCCCGCGTGGGGCCCGAACCCGCGCGTCGGCTGCGTGATCCTCGACGACCGCGGCCGCGTCATCGCCGAGGGCCGCCATCGCGGCGCCGGATCCGCGCACGCCGAGGTCGACGCGCTGCGGCAGCTGCCCGCGGGCGGGGCACGCGGATCCACCGCCGTCGTCACGCTCGAGCCCTGCAACCACACCGGGCGCACCGGGCCGTGCGCGGCCGCCCTGATCGAGGCGGGCGTCGCGCGCGTCGCCTACGCGGTCGCCGACCCGGGCGTCGAGTCCTCCGGCGGCGCGGCCCGGCTGCGCGCCGCGGGCATCGAGGTCATCGACGGCGTGCTCGCCGACGAGGCCGCCGCGTTCCTGCGCGTGTGGCTCGGATCCGCCCGGCTCGGCCGCCCCTTCGTCACCGCGAAGTGGGCCTCCAGCCTCGACGGCCGCATCGCCGCCGCCGACGGCACGAGCCGCTGGATCACGGGGCCCGCCGCCCGGGAGGACGTGCACCGCCGCCGCGCCGAGGCCGACGCGATCCTCGTGGGCACCGGCACCGTGCTCGCCGACGACCCCGCGCTCACCGCGCGCCGGCCCGACGGGATCCCGTACCCGCACCAGCCCGCGCCCGTCGTGCTCGGCGACCGCGCGATCCCCGACGACGCGGCCGTGCACCGCCACCCGCGCCGGCTCATCCGGATCACGGGCCACGACCCCGCCGCCGCGATCGCGGAGCTCGGACGCCGGGGGATCCGGCACGTGTTCGTGGAGGGCGGCCCCACGATCGTCTCCGCGCTGGTCGCCGCCGGGCTCGTGGACGAGGTGGTCGCCTACCTCGCGCCCGTGCTCCTCGGCGGCCCCCGCACCGCGACCGGCGACCTCGGCGTCGAGAGCATGCCCGCCGCCCACCGACTCACCCTCATCAGCACGACGCGGCTCGGGGACGACATCCTCGTGACCGCGCGACCCACCACGGAAGGCCAGTGA
- a CDS encoding exodeoxyribonuclease III, whose protein sequence is MPSNLRVASINTNGIRAAFRKGMGDWLATRDVDILAIQEVRAETSDIEGLLGPEWNVLHDAATAKGRAGVAIASRRRAEIHRVAIGEEDFDSAGRWLEADYDVDGTIVTVVSAYVHSGEVGTAKQDEKWRFLDGMERRLPEIAAHSELAVVVGDLNVGHRELDIRNWKGNVKRAGFLPRERAYLDRILGAQGEEITGVDGSTGPGLGWVDVGRRQAGEVDGPYTWWSWRGKAFDNDTGWRIDYQLATPALAEKVVGYAVDRAEAYDQRWSDHTPVVVDYAI, encoded by the coding sequence ATGCCCTCGAACCTCCGCGTCGCGTCCATCAACACGAACGGCATCCGGGCCGCGTTCCGCAAGGGCATGGGCGACTGGCTCGCCACGCGCGACGTCGACATCCTCGCCATCCAGGAGGTCCGCGCCGAGACGAGCGACATCGAGGGCCTCCTCGGACCCGAGTGGAACGTGCTGCACGACGCCGCGACCGCCAAGGGCCGCGCGGGCGTCGCCATCGCGAGCCGCCGCCGCGCGGAGATCCACCGGGTCGCCATCGGCGAGGAGGACTTCGACAGCGCGGGCCGCTGGCTCGAGGCCGACTACGACGTGGACGGCACCATCGTCACGGTCGTGAGCGCCTACGTGCACTCCGGCGAGGTCGGCACCGCCAAGCAGGACGAGAAGTGGCGGTTCCTCGACGGCATGGAGCGCCGCCTGCCCGAGATCGCCGCGCACTCGGAGCTCGCCGTCGTCGTCGGCGACCTCAACGTCGGCCACCGCGAGCTCGACATCCGCAACTGGAAGGGCAACGTGAAGCGCGCCGGCTTCCTGCCGCGCGAGCGGGCCTACCTCGACCGGATCCTCGGCGCGCAGGGCGAGGAGATCACGGGCGTCGACGGATCCACCGGCCCCGGCCTCGGCTGGGTCGACGTGGGACGCCGGCAGGCCGGCGAGGTCGACGGCCCCTACACGTGGTGGAGCTGGCGCGGCAAGGCGTTCGACAACGACACCGGCTGGCGCATCGACTACCAGCTCGCGACGCCGGCCCTCGCCGAGAAGGTCGTGGGCTACGCGGTCGACCGGGCCGAGGCGTACGACCAGCGATGGTCGGACCACACGCCCGTGGTCGTCGACTACGCGATCTGA
- the ribH gene encoding 6,7-dimethyl-8-ribityllumazine synthase produces MSGHGAPDIDPTALDGSGLRVTVVAGRWHDEISAGLLAGARRVLDAAGVTTTVIRVPGSFELPVVARAALDAGADAVVALGVIIRGGTPHFEYVSDAATSGLTQASLLAGKPIGFGLLTLDDEQQGIDRAGLPGSKEDKGAEAAEAAVTTALLLKGIRGA; encoded by the coding sequence ATGAGCGGACACGGAGCACCCGACATCGACCCGACCGCGCTCGACGGGAGCGGCCTCCGGGTCACGGTCGTCGCCGGACGCTGGCACGACGAGATCAGCGCGGGCCTGCTCGCGGGCGCGCGGCGCGTGCTCGACGCGGCGGGCGTGACCACCACGGTGATCCGCGTGCCCGGCAGCTTCGAGCTGCCCGTGGTCGCGCGCGCGGCGCTCGACGCGGGGGCCGATGCGGTCGTCGCGCTCGGCGTGATCATCCGCGGCGGCACCCCGCACTTCGAGTACGTGTCCGACGCGGCGACCTCGGGCCTCACGCAGGCGTCGCTGCTCGCGGGCAAGCCGATCGGCTTCGGGCTGCTCACGCTCGACGACGAGCAGCAGGGCATCGACCGCGCCGGGCTCCCGGGGTCGAAGGAGGACAAGGGCGCCGAGGCGGCCGAGGCCGCGGTGACCACGGCGCTGCTGCTGAAGGGGATCCGCGGGGCCTGA